The Gadus macrocephalus chromosome 20, ASM3116895v1 genome includes a region encoding these proteins:
- the pdia5 gene encoding protein disulfide-isomerase A5: MASRNRYGSPVREAKMFILVLLVWLAAVLEAVKVSPLIEKVSDHKDFKKLLRTRTNVLVLYTKTDSSGDPQLKLLSDVAQSVKGQGTIAWVNCGDTEGRKLCKKVKVDPHSKGVGAELLHYKDGSFHTEYNRPATFKSMVAFLKDPSGPALWEENPEAKDIVHIETEKVSVPAASSAGTKLGTGSVVLEGCAERPR; encoded by the exons ATGGCCTCTAGGAACCGCTACGGTAGTCCGGTGAGGGAGGCAAAAATGTTCATACTGGTATTGCTG GTGTGGCTGGCGGCAGTGCTGGAGGCCGTGAAGGTGTCCCCTCTGATCGAGAAGGTCAGTGATCACAAAGACTTCAAGAAGCttctgaggaccaggaccaacgTGCTTGTGCTCTACACCAAAACAG ATTCGTCGGGGGACCCCCAGCTGAAGCTGCTGTCGGACGTGGCGCAGTCGGTGAAGGGCCAGGGGACCATCGCCTGGGTCAACTGCGG AGATACAGAAGGTCGCAAACTGTGTAAGAAGGTGAAGGTGGACCCGCACTCGAAGGGTGTTGGGGCTGAGCTGCTGCATTacaa AGACGGCTCGTTCCACACGGAGTACAACAGGCCGGCCACGTTCAAG TCCATGGTGGCTTTCCTGAAGGACCCGTCCGGGCCGGCGCTGTGGGAGGAGAACCCAGAGGCTAAAGACATTGTGCACATCGAGACGGAGAAAGTAAGTGTGCCTGCAGCCTCTTCAGCCGGTACAAAGCTGGGCACTGGGAGTGTGGTTCTGGAAGGATGTGCTGAAAGGCCCAGGTGA